From the genome of Triticum aestivum cultivar Chinese Spring chromosome 3B, IWGSC CS RefSeq v2.1, whole genome shotgun sequence, one region includes:
- the LOC123066577 gene encoding DNA repair protein recA homolog 2, mitochondrial: MGVLSSPPALLRRAAALISGAGRRYSTPTAPSHFRRLPLQGGRSDTYCRFQLQGCFLSTTADMQLDYESDPPLDDAKSLEKVSTLNGAVSQLASDFDRDSNLCLERFSRTRRASVISTGSLKLDLALGIGGLPKGRMVEIFGKESSGKTTLALHVIKEAQKNGGYCAYIDAENAFNTSFAEEIGVDIDKLLIAQPDSAENSLSIVNTLVGGSIDVVVVDSVAALIPKCELEGEIYMKFKDAQSRLMTRALRKIQYTLSRSETLIIFVNQVRTKRSSDPSSGLYKEVTCGGNALGFYSAIRMRTSRRKLHYCKEEATGISIAVQIIKNKLVPAALKEAGLNIGFGKGICHESEILEMASTHGVIVKEGSGYWINGDFLPGKEEAEKFLLENDAVADEICSTMRSQLFET; this comes from the exons ATGGGCGTCCTCTCCTCGCCGCCCGCGCTGCTCCGACGAGCCGCCGCCCTCATCTCCGGCGCGGGCCGCCGTTACTCCACGCCGACCGCACCCTCTCACTTCCGCCGCCTACCCCTTCAG GGTGGGAGGAGCGATACATATTGTCGGTTCCAGTTGCAAGGCTGTTTCTTGTCAACCACAG CTGATATGCAGTTAGACTATGAAAGCGACCCCCCACTGGATGACGCGAAATCTCTCGAGAAAGTGTCGACACTGAACGGTGCTGTCTCTCAGCTTGCAAGTGATTTCGATAGAGATTCTAATCTATGCTTGGAGCGCTTCTCCCGGACAAGGCGTGCATCTGTCATTTCGACTGGTTCTCTTAAGCTTGACCTTGCTCTTGGCATTGGAGGTTTACCAAAG GGTAGAATGGTTGAAATATTTGGGAAAGAGTCATCTGGGAAGACAACACTTGCACTTCATGTTATCAAGGAAGCCCAAAAGAATGGAG GCTACTGTGCTTATATTGATGCAGAAAATGCTTTCAACACTTCATTTGCAGAAGAAATTGGCGTGGACATTGACAAACTCCTAATAGCTCAACCTGATTCTGCTGAAAATTCATTAAGCATAGTGAACACTCTTGTTGGTGGATCCATTGATGTTGTTGTTGTGGATAGT GTGGCAGCACTGATTCCCAAATGTGAACTGGAAGGTGAAATATACATGAAATTTAAAGACGCACAATCCCGTTTAATGACCCGGGCACTTCGAAAAATTCAATACACATTAAGTCGCTCTGAAACACTTATTATTTTTGTGAATCAG GTTAGAACAAAGCGTAGCTCAGATCCATCTTCTGGGCTCTACAAGGAGGTAACCTGTGGTGGCAACGCGTTAGGTTTCTATTCAGCAATCAGAATGAGGACTTCGAGAAGGAAATTGCACTATTGCAAAGAAGAG GCCACTGGCATTAGTATAGCAGTGCAGATTATCAAGAACAAATTAGTACCAGCAGCCCTGAAGGAAGCTGGGCTCAACATTGGGTTTGGTAAGGGAATCTGCCATGAATCGGAGATTCTGGAGATGGCTTCTACGCATGGAGTTATCGTGAAGGAAGGTTCTGGGTATTGGATCAACGGCGACTTCCTGCCTGGCAAGGAGGAAGCCGAGAAGTTCCTACTTGAGAACGATGCTGTGGCAGACGAGATCTGCAGTACCATGAGAAGCCAACTCTTTGAAACGTGA